A single genomic interval of Bactrocera neohumeralis isolate Rockhampton unplaced genomic scaffold, APGP_CSIRO_Bneo_wtdbg2-racon-allhic-juicebox.fasta_v2 ctg1247, whole genome shotgun sequence harbors:
- the LOC126766448 gene encoding uncharacterized protein LOC126766448, producing MKRKAGAICSVAAIISLLLNSGEAPINRAGLELIGEAEQCRTMPYVCPAGVLTDGIGNTQHNVVAGQQKSFKQIARDWGANINTASMCVRRQFRGDDMNENQFAAFTSVAFRTGCTGLRTYYNAKLQRRVETTIHKLAMQGRFTEACDRITDFVNGGGKPLPGLVARAEKEKALCLKSVNK from the coding sequence atgaaacgTAAAGCAGGGGCCATTTGTTCTGTGGCCGCAATTATCAGCTTGCTCTTAAACAGCGGCGAGGCGCCCATTAATCGCGCCGGTCTGGAGCTTATAGGCGAGGCAGAGCAGTGCAGGACCATGCCGTATGTGTGCCCAGCTGGTGTACTCACCGACGGCATAGGCAACACCCAGCACAATGTGGTGGCCGGTCAGCAGAAAAGCTTTAAGCAGATCGCCCGTGATTGGGGCGCCAATATCAACACGGCATCCATGTGCGTACGCCGGCAGTTTCGTGGCGACGACATGAACGAAAACCAGTTTGCGGCGTTTACGTCCGTTGCGTTTCGTACGGGCTGCACCGGCTTGCGTACGTATTACAACGCGAAACTACAGCGCCGGGTGGAAACCACTATCCACAAACTGGCCATGCAGGGCCGGTTTACAGAAGCGTGCGACCGCATCACCGACTTTGTGAATGGAGGGGGTAAACCGCTCCCTGGGCTGGTGGCTCGCGCCGAAAAAGAGAAAGCGCTCTGTTTGAAAAGCGTAAATAAATAG